The following is a genomic window from Doryrhamphus excisus isolate RoL2022-K1 chromosome 3, RoL_Dexc_1.0, whole genome shotgun sequence.
TAATTTAGAGGGTGATAAAGTAAGGCGGCAGAAACCGATTGGGGATTTACCAAATGACGTGGACAGCCGCACAGTCTATGTGGTAagcattttgtttttatgttctgtattttgtatatttctaaTAGTTGTTATAGCCCCTATTTTTTCAGTATTCATAATTGTATGTTTTCcacaaatagttttttttttaaatgtgctgtttttaattgttattccatagtatttttttgtgtgttttttttgtttatacctcatttgtaattttgttttaaatcgGCCCTCTTGATGGTGTCTTTATTCTGTCATGGTGTTTGGAGTGAGGTGGCCCTGTGACTTAAAATTGCCAAAATAGTAGGGGCGGTGTTTTCCTGAGAGTGAGCGCGAACAACTATAGAGCCCGGCCGATATATTTTGCAAATACTCAGTGGCTGCAGGAAGTttaattcattcagtcattcattttctaccgcttatcctcacgagggccgcgggaggtgctggagcctatcccagctgtcttcgtgcgagagacggggtacaccctggactggtcgccagtcaatcacaggccacatatacaaacaaacattcagactcacattcatacctatggacaatttggagtcgccaattaacctagcttgtttttggaatgtgggaggaaaccggagtacccggagaaaacccacgcatgcacggggagaacatgcaaacatggaaGTTTCAATGGCTAGTAAATATGACTCATTGATATCAGGAAGATGTTTATgtgaatatccatccattctccaTGTGCTAAGCcttttatatacaaatataacataaattaatatgaattaattttttttatttaatgttttcacCCACATTTCTTTTAATAAGGAACTTCTGCCCAAAGATGTGACTCACAGCTGGATCGAGAAGGTCTTCTCTAAATGCGGAAATGTTCTTTATGTGAGCATCCCAAGGTACAAAAGCAGCGGACACTCCAAGGGTTTCGCCTTTGTGGAGTTTGAGTCGTCTGAACAAGCAAATGAAGCCATTGAGGTGATCATTTAATATGTTTTCCTGGCTGATATTTGACACTATTTAACACGGACAAATGTTTTCAATTAAGATGCTGAACAACCCTCCTGAAGATGCGCCTAGGAAGGCTGGAATTTTTCCCAAGACGCTACACGGGAAGGCACTTCAGCTACCACCAGACAATCCACCTTCTGGTACGACCTCTTAGTTGTCAAACAAAAGCAATTTTCCTTATTTCTTTGCACAATATCTGCAGGTGGAGCTgaagaggagaagaaaaaacgcaagaagaagaaaaggaaggtGGAGACGCCGGCTGAAGATACCAAAGTGCTGCCGATGGAAGCTGATTTGACGGGTCAGCAgcagctgaagaagaagaaaaagaagcagCACTCAGATGCCGGTGAAAtatcagagaaaaaaagacgACGTTCGCACTCAGCGGACGAATCAGAAACGGAAGTGCCCTCCAAGATGAGGAAGAAAGATGACGACGCCTCAGGAAGCAGTGAGTTTGTATAATACACAAATGCACTATTGACCCAGAATATAAGATGACACCACCTTTTCAATGCCTCTTTTCAAAAGACAATAGCTGGTAGATTGCAATGAAAAGAAAAGTACATAATTTGTCTTAGCTAATCAAAAGTTCTTTGATTCTTGCTTCATTGATCCCCATTAATTGAAAATTGGCACCATCCTCTGTTGTGTACTTACTTGCCacatgaggttttttttaattatataaaatttacgGTAGTAGGTGTTTGAAAATGTCAACTTTGTGCATTATAGATGCTCCTATGGAAGGCAAGAGGGGCGTGGAGGAtggcaaagaaaaccaagacGACTCTCTGGTCAAAGTGAAGCGcaagagaaaaaagaaacataAGGAAAAGCTGAAAATTGAAGAGGAGGTCATTCCACTCAGAGTGCTATCCAAGTACGAGTCCGAGTGATATGAGCTAAATGATATCATGTTTATGTTACACAGAAACCTTTGGTTTATCTTTTCAGGAAAGTGTGGCTTGACCTCAAAGCGGAGTACCTGAGGCTCCAAAAATGCAGCATGTCATCTTTGAAGAAACGCATGACAGAGCTGGACGGCGAAGATCGCTGCACAGCGACAGGGGGCGAAGGCGAGACTCGGATTGAGACGAGTAAGTCATCAAGCACCGGCTTCACTTCAATTTCAACCAGTGGatacatgacaataaagttgcatTTCTTGCCTTTCGTACAGTGGAGGCTGCGAGTCAGGGTCCCCAGTTCACCAGCGGCGTCATCGTAAAGATTACAGACAACAAGGCGCTTCCTGGGAGGAAGATGATCAAGGTAGAGTACTGTTTTTAAGCCAGGATGTCTTGCATATACACAGTGGAAGGGAAATGTATGTGAACCATTTCAAACTTACATTTCAACATGAATTGGTTTTAAAATTTAGTCTCATCTAAGAATAAACAAAACAGTCTGCTTAAACTAATACCGCCCAAACAAAtgcttttacattttcattgaaaataaCACGTAAACATTCACAGGGCAGGGAGGAAAGTGAACCCTTTTTAATAACTGGTTGGAGCAATAATTGCTTTGGCAGCAATAACCTCAACCAAACGTTTTCTGTAGTTGCAGAtcagacacatacacacacagacaaccaTCAGGATGAATTTAGGAACTACATTGTTGCCAAAACTGTTGCACTTCAGCAAGATTCCTGGGATGTCTGGTGTGAATATGTCTCTTAAGGTCACGACTGGGCCACTCGAACACATACTTTCTTCTTCTGAAGCCATTCTGTTGATTTGCTTCTGTATTTGGATCATTGTCATACTTTATCCAACCATCCTCTTTTGAGCTTCAACCTTTGGTTCTTCAGCAAAGTCTATCAGTATAAATATTtgattataaaattaattaatttcccaTTGATTATAGCGTTTTCATTTACGAGGCATGCCCATACCATTGTGCTCCCTCCATCAGAGTCCACAGTTGGGATAAGGTTTTGAAGTTGTGTGCTGtgccatttttttcctccacaaaTGATGTGTATTCCTACCAAACAATTCAACTTTAATTCCTTCTGTCCATAGAATATTTTGTCAGTAGTGCTGTGGAACATCAAAATGCTCTTTAGCAAACTTCAAATGTGCAGCAATGGCTTCCTCCTTTGTTTGGTAGATTTGTCAACAAAGATGTCAGCATGTCTTCAGTTGACACTTAAAGgttcttttttttacctcaCTGAGAATTCTCTGCTGTGCTCTTGCAGTCATCTTCACAGGACGGCCACTCCTTTGAAGTGAAGCAACTGTGCTGAACTTTCTCCGTTTCGAGAAAATCTGTGTATTTTAGTTTGTTGTTGAAGTAGGCTGCAaagaaattgttttgttttttttactgtggttTTACTTGCAACGTTTGCATTGCCGACTTTTACCTTCCACGTAGGATACGCTTTCCAAAATCTCCCCTGTTGCTTATGTGGACGTCCTGGAAGGAGATGCCGAGGGCTTTGTGCGCTTCCACAGCTCGGAGGAAGCACAGGCCGTCAGCGATGCCGGGGCTGACCTGCAGAGAGAACATAGTTGGCAACTGGAGATCCTCTCAGGTGGGAAACATATTTTCTTCTATTCCATGGACATTTGTTGACAGGACACAAATGTGGATTGTTGCCAAAGGTGACCACGAACAAAGGTACTGGCAGAAGATCCTTGTGGATCGTCAGGGCCGACTGAACCGTCCCAGGGATAAGAAGAGGGGCATAGAGAAAGTGAGATGACACGATCCACTTTGAACACTGTAGCCAATGCGCACTTTAAACTTTACGCTTTCATTTCAGCTCATATCCaaagcggagaagatcatcatGGCTCGGGCAAAGGAGGCTCATAAGCACATTCGCTTCCAAGATGACTGATTGCTCTACTTTTACACGCCAGCAGGTTTTTCCTATGGCAGTGGTCTGTATCGAACATGATAGATTTCTGTGATTATGATTCCCCCAGTGGAGATGTcacaaaatttgttttttttaatgtaattttacagcAAGGCtatttaattaatcattaaaaagGTGCATGTCTGGAGTATGCATTAAAGGAAACAAGCATTTTGATTAATAATATGCGCAAATGGAGAATTGATTATTGTAGTGTGCAAAACAATGCACTAAAATTTAAAAcagaaaattcattaaaaaatgatgagttgagggaaaaaatattaaatatttaatgttatGGATAAACattaatgtttgtattttatataagaATTTTATATGAGAATCTTAATCTGATCCACCAgctgtgtcctttttttttaacctttaacatcagAGCTGTCCATGACACATAGCTGTTGTGCTACGTTAGTCATAAaggaatatatatttatatatatatagataaccattcactcacattcatacctatggaatcaAACCATgtgtggcctacgcgctaaccaccacgagcaccgtgcagcccatacaGGAAACAGTCAGATGCAAtctccaaacaacacaacacgttTTCAAACCCGTGATGCACAATTTTAACCTACCTACTGCACCACGCAAATTACCCATGCCAAAATTCCACCCATAGTTCTGCCGCAAGACATGCTAGGTGGCTTGTACTCTGTCTCGTAACATTTTGCCATGTTGTCTAATTTTTGCTAATTGCAAAATATGTGGAGGTCGTCATCATGGACGTAAACAAGGACGtaacatactcttgatatccaatgtttcattattcattcattcttattctaccgcttttcctcacaagggtcacaggggtgctgaagcctatcccagctgtctttgggcaagaggcggggtacatcctggattggtcgccagccaatcaatcacagggcacatatagacaaacaaccattcacactcacattcaatttggagtctccaattaacatagcatgtttttggaatgtgggaggaaaccggaatccctggagaaaacccacacgcacggggagaactccacacagagagggtggaattgatgtTTCATTATTCATagctcatattttttttctgtttgattacccagcatgctttgcagtacttgtaaataacagtttgtgttgtttaccTCTTAGCTGTTTATCACCCATGTAGAAGTAGaagttgatttatgtgatgtgttaatttgctgtagatatgttgtttttgtttagttgTACTGTTTTATACACATAAGTACTGCATTGTTAGAGAGTATATAGTAGTGTTGAGCACTACCACGCACAAATTTGACTTCCTCCTAttgtttaacatttttaaatattttgaaatgtgCTCACATCTTTTGGTGGGTGTTTTGCTTGCTGACGCAGAAGAGCTGACCTGACCTGTGTATGCATGATTCATAGacacatacatatattcaaATCCTTCACAGCCCACCCACTAGACTGCCTTCCAATAACGTGTGTCGTGTGCACTTGGAGACAAACGTTTAAAAAATTgccaacttttaaaataattttctttcaCCATCTGTCTtgtttatctattttttttcccgTTACCCAGAACAATAATTCAATGTTCCCACGTTTACATGCATCTACTCCCTACCTGCCCTCTGTCAGTACTACCACTAACATTACTTTAGGATGTAGAGTAATTAGAGAATACCTACATTATCATTTGTATTAGATATGTTTTGGTATTGTATGTAATTTAACATGATAGTATTTGCACCCAAAATGCAGACTGCCCACTGATGGCAGCCTTTTTGCACAAATTCTGACGGATTTTCTTTATAACCATTGCAATCATCTGTATCTTTAATTGTGTTGTTAAATGGTAACATGTTATGTAGCATTTCACCCTCAGCTTGTTAAAGAAGCGTATGTCCCTTTTTAAGATATAATGTGCAGTAAAGAGCATTGCTCTACTCATAatgtccactagatggcgacaTTTTCCCGAGTAGATTTAAAACGTGGATAACGTAATCGTTATTTATTTCTATCGTCGATGCTCTTGACATGCCACAAAAATGTTGTCCTAAATGCCGTTTTTTAATGCAACTGTTAGATTAGGTTAGGGGTAATGGTATTCGACTTTAAtggtgagcttttttttttaagttggacATTTAAAtgctacttttatttattttattttattacaaagcaGCACGATGGAATTGTGCAGCGCAGGAG
Proteins encoded in this region:
- the larp7 gene encoding la-related protein 7 translates to MDDSQRGVEGCAEPRSKTNETDKKKRSRVKQLLGEVKKQVEFWFGDANLSKDRFLKKLIEESEDGYVDLCVLASFNRMKKLTSDTKLIARALKNSSVVQVNLEGDKVRRQKPIGDLPNDVDSRTVYVELLPKDVTHSWIEKVFSKCGNVLYVSIPRYKSSGHSKGFAFVEFESSEQANEAIEMLNNPPEDAPRKAGIFPKTLHGKALQLPPDNPPSGGAEEEKKKRKKKKRKVETPAEDTKVLPMEADLTGQQQLKKKKKKQHSDAGEISEKKRRRSHSADESETEVPSKMRKKDDDASGSNAPMEGKRGVEDGKENQDDSLVKVKRKRKKKHKEKLKIEEEVIPLRVLSKKVWLDLKAEYLRLQKCSMSSLKKRMTELDGEDRCTATGGEGETRIETMEAASQGPQFTSGVIVKITDNKALPGRKMIKDTLSKISPVAYVDVLEGDAEGFVRFHSSEEAQAVSDAGADLQREHSWQLEILSGDHEQRYWQKILVDRQGRLNRPRDKKRGIEKLISKAEKIIMARAKEAHKHIRFQDD